A window of the Butyricimonas virosa genome harbors these coding sequences:
- the proS gene encoding proline--tRNA ligase: MAKFLTSREENYSQWYNDLVVKAGLAENSAVRGCMVIKPYGYAIWEKMQQQLDKMFKETGHSNAYFPLLIPKSFFSKEADHVEGFAKECAVVTHYRLKNDPNGGGVVVDPAAKLEEEYIIRPTSETIIWNTYKNWIQSYRDLPILCNQWANVMRWEMRTRMFLRTAEFLWQEGHTAHATREEAVEEAQKMIRVYAEFAEKWMAMPVIMGHKSETERFAGALDTLTIEAMMQDGKALQSGTSHFLGQNFAKAFDVQFATKEGKQEYVWATSWGVSTRLMGALIMSHSDDNGLVLPPKLAPLQVAIVPIYKSLEGLEKIRKTVSGLMDKLKAAGISVKFDDRDTQKPGWKFADYELKGVPVRLAMGERDLENGTIEVARRDTLTKETLPLEGVEQHIETLLEEIQENIYKLALERRSKLITKVDSYEEFKTLLDTKGGFFLCHWDGTPETEELIKNETKATIRCIPFDAPEEEGKCMVTGKPSHKRVLIARAY; encoded by the coding sequence ATGGCTAAGTTTTTAACTTCAAGAGAAGAAAATTATTCGCAATGGTACAATGATCTGGTCGTAAAAGCCGGATTAGCAGAGAATTCAGCTGTAAGAGGATGTATGGTGATTAAGCCTTACGGTTATGCCATATGGGAAAAAATGCAACAACAATTGGACAAGATGTTCAAGGAAACGGGGCATAGTAATGCTTATTTTCCATTGTTAATCCCCAAATCTTTCTTTTCAAAAGAGGCTGATCACGTGGAGGGGTTTGCGAAAGAATGTGCGGTTGTAACTCATTATCGATTAAAAAATGATCCGAATGGAGGTGGGGTTGTTGTGGACCCTGCAGCTAAATTGGAAGAGGAATATATTATTCGTCCGACTTCAGAAACGATTATTTGGAATACTTATAAAAACTGGATTCAGTCTTATCGTGATCTTCCTATCCTTTGTAATCAATGGGCGAACGTGATGCGCTGGGAGATGCGGACGCGTATGTTCCTGCGTACGGCCGAATTCTTGTGGCAAGAAGGGCACACTGCTCACGCGACGAGAGAGGAGGCTGTTGAGGAGGCTCAGAAAATGATTCGGGTGTATGCAGAATTTGCAGAGAAATGGATGGCAATGCCGGTGATTATGGGGCATAAGAGTGAAACGGAACGTTTTGCCGGAGCATTGGATACTTTGACAATCGAAGCTATGATGCAGGATGGGAAAGCTCTTCAGTCTGGAACTTCTCATTTCTTGGGCCAGAACTTTGCGAAAGCTTTTGATGTACAATTTGCCACGAAAGAGGGAAAGCAGGAATATGTATGGGCAACTTCATGGGGAGTTTCTACCCGTTTGATGGGAGCGCTGATCATGTCACATTCCGATGATAACGGTTTGGTATTACCCCCGAAATTAGCCCCGTTGCAAGTGGCAATAGTGCCTATTTATAAGAGTTTGGAAGGATTAGAAAAAATCCGTAAAACGGTTAGCGGTTTGATGGATAAATTAAAGGCTGCGGGAATCAGCGTGAAATTTGATGATCGTGACACACAGAAACCGGGTTGGAAATTTGCCGATTACGAGTTGAAAGGAGTTCCGGTACGTCTGGCTATGGGGGAACGTGATCTTGAAAACGGTACGATTGAAGTGGCTCGTCGTGATACTTTGACCAAGGAAACATTGCCATTGGAAGGTGTGGAACAACATATCGAGACGTTGTTGGAGGAAATTCAGGAAAATATATACAAACTGGCTTTGGAACGTCGTTCTAAATTGATTACAAAAGTGGACTCTTACGAGGAGTTCAAGACTTTGTTGGACACGAAAGGCGGATTCTTCCTGTGTCATTGGGATGGAACTCCGGAAACAGAAGAACTTATCAAGAACGAAACGAAAGCAACCATCCGCTGTATTCCATTCGATGCTCCCGAAGAGGAGGGTAAATGTATGGTAACAGGTAAACCTTCTCATAAGAGGGTATTGATTGCGAGAGCCTACTAA